From one Thamnophis elegans isolate rThaEle1 chromosome 7, rThaEle1.pri, whole genome shotgun sequence genomic stretch:
- the PHETA2 gene encoding sesquipedalian-2, which yields MKLNERSVVHYATCDSPADHTGFLRKRMERHHHNHHVPSYQRRWFILKGNLLFYFEERESSDPLGLIVLEGCTVELCEAAEEFAFAIRFDSSGGKSYVLVADCQVAMEAWVKALSLASFDYMRLVVKELEKQLEEAQRSLAASHKSPKKLSSGRKRHLSNPMMISIQEHPIVLENGYSTWDNSCTLAEMACSDLSGGFLKPPPLPPRRKLTGSAGGGTFLAGSASATQESPVSPETACFSKLHNWYGQEIAKVRREWMERKKTVEIGTH from the coding sequence ATGAAACTCAATGAACGTAGTGTGGTACATTATGCCACATGTGACTCTCCAGCCGATCATACTGGTTTTCTGCGTAAGCGAATGGAGCGCCATCACCACAACCATCACGTCCCCTCTTACCAGCGCCGCTGGTTCATTCTCAAGGGCAACTTGCTGTTCTACTTTGAAGAGCGGGAGAGCAGTGACCCTCTGGGTCTCATTGTGTTAGAGGGCTGCACGGTAGAACTATGCGAAGCTGCTGAGGAATTTGCTTTTGCCATCCGCTTTGATAGCAGTGGTGGCAAATCGTACGTGTTGGTTGCCGACTGCCAAGTTGCCATGGAGGCTTGGGTGAAGGCACTGTCACTGGCCAGCTTTGACTATATGAGGCTAGTAGTCAAGGAACTAGAGAAACAGCTAGAAGAGGCTCAGAGGAGCTTAGCTGCTAGCCATAAATCACCAAAGAAACTCTCTTCTGGCCGCAAAAGGCATTTATCAAATCccatgatgatatccattcaagAGCATCCTATCGTCTTGGAAAATGGTTACTCCACATGGGACAATAGTTGCACCCTTGCAGAAATGGCATGTTCTGATCTCAGTGGAGGATTTCTGAAGCCCCCACCTTTACCCCCTCGTCGAAAACTGACAGGTAGTGCTGGAGGTGGAACATTTTTGGCGGGGTCTGCCTCTGCCACACAGGAAAGTCCAGTATCTCCAGAGACTGCCTGCTTCTCAAAGTTGCATAATTGGTACGGTCAGGAAATTGCAAAGGTGAGAAGAGagtggatggaaagaaagaagacagtAGAAATAGGAACACACTga
- the SMDT1 gene encoding essential MCU regulator, mitochondrial — protein sequence MASRLWSTAGSWARSRPVENQKVPLATVLSSRNMTVTRTGAILPKPVKMPFGLVRVFAIVIPFLYVGTQISKSFAALLEEHDIFVPEDDDDDD from the exons ATGGCTTCGCGGTTGTGGTCAACGGCTGGCTCTTGGGCAAGGTCGCGACCCGTCGAGAACCAGAAGGTGCCCTTAGCAACGGTTTTATCCTCACGAAATATGACCGTTACTCGGACTGGCGCCATCTTGCCCAAGCCCGTCAAA ATGCCATTTGGACTTGTTCGTGTGTTTGCCATTGTAATTCCCTTTCTCTACGTTGGGACACAAATCAGCAAAAGTTTTGCAGCCTTGCTTGAAGAACATGATATCTTTGTAccagaggatgatgatgatgatgactaa
- the NDUFA6 gene encoding NADH dehydrogenase [ubiquinone] 1 alpha subcomplex subunit 6: MAAAGAGKVAGAAVGAVVKPVFSRDLAEAKRHVRELYRTWYREIPNTVHTYQLEITVKQGRDKVRELFMKNSHVTDPRVIDLLVIKGKMEFQETINVWKQKTHIMRYFHETETPQPTDFLSKFYIGHDP; the protein is encoded by the exons ATGGCGGCTGCCGGGGCTGGGAAGGTGGCGGGTGCCGCTGTCGGAGCCGTAGTAAAACCAGTCTTCAGTCGGGATTTGGCTGAAGCCAAACGGCACGTGAGGGAATTATATAGAACTTGGTACCGCGAAATCCCAAATACTG TGCATACATACCAACTGGAGATCACAGTGAAACAGGGGCGTGACAAGGTGCGAGAGCTCTTCATGAAAAATTCCCATGTTACAGACCCCAGAGTCATTGATTTGCTTGTTATTAAG GGAAAAATGGAATTCCAAGAAACAATCAATGTGTGGAAACAAAAGACCCATATAATGAGATATTTTCATGAGACAGAAACACCGCAACCCACGGATTTCCTATCCAAGTTCTACATAGGCCACGATCCTTGA